One Manduca sexta isolate Smith_Timp_Sample1 chromosome 26, JHU_Msex_v1.0, whole genome shotgun sequence genomic region harbors:
- the LOC115455214 gene encoding vitamin K-dependent gamma-carboxylase-like, translating to MSLRNKLSDVYLLIDTKFAKQFGFKMKETTVSKLALYLHEPKDSSSLAVTRILFGLAMLFDIPDERGGATMMQRWGDPKMCHFPVFPFIQAIPMPYMALVYAAMWLGAVGIMLGYKYHLSAPLYTACHWYLLLIEKSFWNNHSYLFGLVALLLSCTEANCYWSIDAYLKPSLKKTTVPYWNYFILKYQFFILYFMAGMKKGTAEWLTGYSVQNLSEHWVFTPFTLFLTVPQTDYIIVHWFIFVFDLTVAVWMMLARTRPIAMVFCALFHLMNSRLFTIGMFPWVCLATMPLFYSFDWPKQVLLKFEVVLHILSEATSKKMNNATLCESNREINDDKQLNDSTSGLNNDKNSEDYEGASKKPTDEFDYNTIKDGLTNSDLNESNAEVTEEINNVQHSDKKDQIKYKTANEKRTTYIILFYVFIQGFLPYSHFITKGYNNWTDGLYGYSWDMMVHTWDVQSVVVKIVDNNNHKELYVDPYIYTLNDRWSRHGDMVYQYAKCLKEKLLMEFKHQSNRLLSENISIYIDVWCSMNGRFTQRMFDPNSDILKANWSPFQRIPYLLPLLDESLAWRQRLDAIRKNVYSWNNYSDVIFFADFPGYYQEKYIPEELYNVTLTVLEGTVIFEPEVTNFLIGQSYQLTNEDYVHVKAGNFHKVINIGKSPAFYMYTFMNSTEIKKTQEAKPKLPIFKELRRRFNGMITFCNLLCDNFMQLLYKSPNKCT from the exons ATGTCTCTTAGAAACAAACTCAGCGATGTGTATTTGCTCATCGACACTAAGTTCGCTAAACAATTTGGATTCAAGATGAAAGAAACCACAGTATCGAAGCTGGCGCTTTATTTGCATGAGCCGAAAGATTCTTCGAGTTTGGCTGTCACTAGAATTTTATTTG GTCTAGCCATGCTGTTCGATATACCCGACGAGCGCGGGGGAGCAACGATGATGCAAAGATGGGGCGACCCTAAAATGTGCCATTTTCCTGTCTTTCCGTTTATACAAGCTATTCCGATGCCCTACATGGCGCTTGTGTATGCCGCCATGTGGCTTG GAGCTGTAGGCATAATGCTGGGGTATAAATACCATCTATCAGCGCCACTGTACACTGCCTGCCACTGGTACCTGTTACTCATCGAGAAGAGCTTCTGGAACAACCACAGCTATCTGTTCGGACTGGTCGCTTTGCTGCTCAGCTGCACAGAAGCAAACTGTTATTG GTCCATAGACGCTTATTTAAAACCTTcactaaaaaaaacaacagtACCCTACTGGAACTACTTCATCTTGAAGTACCAGTTCTTCATCTTGTACTTCATGGCGGGAATGAAGAAAGGCACCGCGGAGTGGCTCACTGGTTATTCAGTACAGAATCTAAGCGAACACTGGGTTTTCACACCTTTCAC GTTATTTCTCACAGTGCCGCAGACGGACTACATCATTGTTCACTGGTTTATATTCGTGTTCGACCTGACGGTGGCGGTGTGGATGATGTTGGCGCGCACTCGACCGATCGCGATGGTCTTCTGCGCCCTCTTCCATCTCATGAACAGCAGATTATTTACTATCG GAATGTTTCCTTGGGTTTGCTTGGCGACAATGCCTCTATTCTATTCCTTTGACTGGCCAAAACAAGTTCTTCTGAAATTCGAAGTAGTCTTACATATCTTATCCGAGGCAACATCCAAGAAAATGAACAATGCAACACTTTGTGAAAGTAATCGAGAAATTAATGATGACAAACAATTAAATGATTCAACTTCTGgtttaaataatgataaaaattcgGAAGATTATGAAGGAGCCTCCAAGAAACCAACTGACGAGTTTgattataatactattaaagATGGCTTGACCAATTCAGATTTGAATGAAAGTAATGCAGAGGTAactgaagaaataaataatgttcaacACAGTGATAAAAaagatcaaattaaatataaaactgcaaACGAAAAGAGAACgacgtatataattttattttacgtttttattcaGGGTTTTCTACCGTATTCGCATTTTATTACCAAG GGTTATAATAACTGGACGGATGGTTTATATGGATACTCTTGGGATATGATGGTTCATACTTGGGATGTACAATCAGTCGTAGTAAAAATTGTCGATAACAATAATCATAAGGAGCTCTACGTTGATCCCTACATTTATACTCTTAATGATAGATGGTCAAGGCATGGTGATATGGTTTACCAATACGCTAAATGTTTGAAAGAAAAATTGTTGATGGAATTTAAACACCAAAGTAATAGGCTTTTATCGGAgaacatttcaatttatatagaTGTCTGGTGTTCTATGAATGGCAGGTTTACACAACGAATGTTCGACCCAAATTCTGATATATTAAAAGCCAATTGGTCACCATTTCAAAGGATTCCATACTTATTGCCATTGCTTGATGAGTCTCTAGCATGGAGACAGCGTTTAGATGCGATCAGGAAAAATGTATATTCATGGAATAATTATAGTGATGTGATATTCTTCGCTGATTTTCCAG GTTATTACCAAGAGAAATACATTCCAGAAGAACTGTATAACGTTACCCTGACCGTGTTAGAAGGTACAGTCATCTTTGAACCAGAAGTAACAAATTTTCTTATCGGCCAATCGTACCAATTAACTAATGAAGATTATGTCCATGTAAAGGCGGGAAACTTTCACAAAGTTATCAACATTGGAAAATCCCCAgcattttatatgtatactttCATGAATAGCacagaaataaagaaaacacaAGAAGCAAAACCTAAACTTCCGATATTCAAAGAACTACGCAGACGGTTCAACGGAATGATCACTTTTTGCAAtttattatgtgataattttatgCAACTCTTATACAAGTCACCcaataaatgtacataa